A genomic region of Ovis canadensis isolate MfBH-ARS-UI-01 breed Bighorn chromosome 9, ARS-UI_OviCan_v2, whole genome shotgun sequence contains the following coding sequences:
- the LOC138445783 gene encoding S-phase kinase-associated protein 1, whose protein sequence is MPSIKLQSSDGEIFEVDVEIAKQSVTIKTMLEDLGMDDEGDDDPVPLPNVNAAILKKVIQWCTHHKDDPPPPEDDENKEKRTDDIPVWDQEFLKVDQGTLFELILAANYLDIKGLLDVTCKTVANMIKGKTPEEIRKTFNIKNDFTEEEEAQVRKENQWCEEK, encoded by the coding sequence ATGCCTTCAATTAAGTTGCAGAGTTCTGATGGAGAGATATTTGAAGTTGATGTTGAAATTGCAAAACAGTCTGTGACCATCAAGACTATGTTGGAAGATTTGGGAATGGATGATGAAGGAGATGATGATCCAGTCCCCTTGCCAAATGTTAATGCAGCAATATTAAAAAAGGTCATTCAGTGGTGCACCCACCACAAGGATGATCCTCCTCCTCCTGAGGATGATGAGAACAAAGAAAAACGAACAGATGATATACCTGTTTGGGATCAAGAATTCCTGAAAGTTGACCAAGGGACACTCTTTGAGCTTATATTGGCAGCAAACTACTTAGACATCAAAGGTTTGCTTGACGTTACCTGCAAGACTGTTGCTAATATGATCAAGGGCAAAACTCCTGAGGAGATTCGAAAGACATTCAATATCAAAAATGATTTTactgaagaagaggaagcccaggtaCGCAAAGAGAACCAGTGGTGTGAGGAGAAGTGA